The Periplaneta americana isolate PAMFEO1 chromosome 9, P.americana_PAMFEO1_priV1, whole genome shotgun sequence genome contains a region encoding:
- the LOC138706790 gene encoding splicing factor 1-like, whose translation MSSNGSNDGQVGRLDSLFGSQGSSRNFTSLLNPSYLQASNGKESHKRESEAEREERRAKKRRSRWGGDEKEKTFIPGMPTVLPTNLSKEQEEAYLVQLQIEEISRKLRTGELGIPVNPEERSPSPEPIYSSDGKRLNTREYRTRKRLEEERHHLIQQMLSLNPDFKPPADYKPPIIRVSDKVMIPQDDHPDINFVGLLIGPRGNTLKSMERDTGAKIIIRGKGSVKEGKVGRKDGQPLPGEDEPLHAYVTANNPEAVKKAVDRIKEIIRQGVEVPEGQNDLRRMQLRELALLNGTLRENEGPRCSNCGASDHKSWMCPDKPNVTNNIVCSSCGGAGHIARDCRQKRPGAGGPNAVGDKNKIDEEYMSLMAELGEGPPPNRDGERDMGQNRFGRRTGASGNMSLFDRQMAPRAIMAPPPRMEHNMMPTPPQLIPNTLPPPPWSPAMPPANKPDMMPNMSHPPPPSAPLAMPPPWQTPSIPPPNLLQAPPPPPPTSQPPPVTTSQQAVPPLLPWLQTQTQPPPPGSQPQPPVGNPQQQQQQPPAQQQPPPNAIPPPGLPPWQQPPPPISSTPPGPVPPPNRAPPPPPPNMFPWHQNFIGVPPPQPVQPPPPPGQGVDINTLAGLPSLLAAPPPPPPS comes from the exons atgagTTCTAATGGATCTAACGACGGACAAGTTGGCAGATTAGATTCGTTGTTCGGCTCTCAAGGCAGTTCAAGAAATTTTACATCATTACTAAATCCAAGTTATCTTCAAGCGTCTAATGGCAAAGAAAGTCACAAACGAGAGAGTGAAG CTGAAAGAGAGGAGAGAAGGGCAAAGAAAAGAAGATCAAGATGGGGTggagatgaaaaagaaaaaacatttattccGGGTATgccaacagtgttgccaactaatctAAGTAAAGAACAAGAAGAGGCATATTTAG TTCAGCTGCAGATTGAAGAGATCAGCAGAAAGCTGCGCACGGGTGAATTAGGGATTCCAGTTAATCCAGAAGAAAG GTCTCCATCGCCCGAGCCGATATACAGCAGTGATGGAAAGCGTCTGAACACCCGTGAGTACCGCACGCGCAAGCGTCTGGAGGAGGAGCGCCACCACTTGATCCAGCAGATGCTCAGCCTCAACCCCGACTTCAAGCCACCTGCAGATTACAA GCCACCCATTATCCGAGTGAGTGACAAGGTGATGATTCCTCAGGACGACCATCCCGATATCAACTTTGTTGGCTTGCTGATTGGTCCTCGTGGGAACACTCTGAAAT CAATGGAGAGAGACACCGGCGCCAAGATCATCATTCGTGGGAAGGGGTCTGTGAAGGAGGGGAAAGTAGGACGGAAAGATGGCCAGCCACTGCCTGGGGAGGACGAACCTCTGCATGCGTATGTGACTGCAAACAACCCAGAAGCTGTCAAGAAGGCCGTGGACAGG ATTAAGGAAATAATTCGCCAAGGAGTGGAGGTCCCCGAAGGCCAGAACGACTTGCGTCGGATGCAGTTGAGAGAGCTGGCTCTGCTGAACGGAACTTTAAGAGAAAATGAAGGACCTCGATGTTCAAACTGTGGAGCATCTGATCACAAGTCGTGGATG TGCCCAGACAAGCCGAATGTGACAAACAACATCGTGTGTTCGAGCTGTGGGGGCGCGGGGCACATTGCCCGTGATTGTCGTCAGAAGCGGCCTGGAGCGGGGGGGCCGAATGCAGTTGGAGACAAGAACAAGATTGATGAAGAG TACATGTCCTTGATGGCAGAACTCGGCGAGGGACCTCCTCCAAACAGAGACGGTGAGAGAGATATGGGCCAGAACAGATTCGGTCGTCGTACAGGTGCCAGTGGAAACATGAGCTTGTTTGACCGGCAGATGGCACCACGTGCCATCATGGCTCCTCCACCGAGGATGGAACACAACATGATGCCGACTCCTCCGCAGCTGATCCCCAACACCTTACCCCCACCCCCATGGAGCCCTGCAATGCCGCCTGCCAACAAACCTGACATGATGCCTAACATGAGTCACCCTCCACCACCTTCTGCACCCCTCGCAATGCCGCCACCGTGGCAAACGCCGAGCATCCCACCACCAAACCTGCTGCAGGCTCCACCTCCCCCTCCACCCACCAGCCAGCCTCCTCCTGTCACCACGTCACAGCAGGCAGTCCCACCCCTCCTGCCGTGGCTGCAGACGCAGACCCAGCCTCCGCCACCGGGATCGCAACCCCAGCCCCCGGTGGGCAACcctcagcagcagcaacagcagccaCCTGCACAGCAGCAACCACCGCCAAATGCAATCCCGCCACCGGGACTGCCCCCCTGGCAGCAGCCACCACCCCCCATCTCATCAACCCCACCAGGACCGGTGCCGCCTCCAAATAGGGCCCCACCTCCACCACCTCCCAACATGTTTCCATGGCATCAGAACTTCATCGGGGTGCCCCCTCCACAACCGGTACAGCCGCCGCCACCCCCAGGGCAGGGGGTGGATATCAACACTCTGGCCGGTCTGCCCAGCCTCCTTGCCGCCCCTCCCCCACCCCCACCCAGCTAG